The nucleotide window GCAGCAGCGCACATGGGACAATGTTCTCCCGAAGTATAAACCGTAGTTGTTACTCGTTCTTTAGGATCAAGGTTTTCTGCTGCCCACCTTGCAATTGCAAATTCTGGATGGCGAGTTGGATCATTTTTTGTGTTTACACGATTGCGATCCTCAAAGAGTACTTTATTATCCTTTGAAACCAGTATTGATCCAAATGGTTCATCTCCAGCCTCTACTGCTTCTTCGGCCAGCTCAATGCAACGCTGTAAATGGGTTAAGTCCCTTTCAGTTATCATTGTTAAATCCCCTGTGCTGCTTCATATCCTTCTCGGTAAGCTTCCTGTAATGAAGCAGTATCGACAAATGCTATCCAAATAACAATTAGTGCCACTCCGACAATCATCATTTTATACCGATACTTTTCATACTTCTTAAAGAAACTCATGATAAATAGTACTATCCCGCCTAATAAACTTAAATCTACAAATAATCCACTAATAAAATCCATAACCACTCTTATTTATTACTTATACATTTAATTCAAAAGTAGTATCGATAATTTCTTTAAGTAATCAAATACACTATTTGTATCGGTAAATCTTTATAGATGCCGGTTCCTGCGTATTCCAACGAAATGGAACACGCACTTGCTCATTTTCTTGATCCCAACTGGCAGAAACTTTCTTTTGGTTAACAATTACTTTTTCGGGCCGGGCTTCTAAATTATGAACAATCAGCTCAATATTTTTCTCTGATGGTGAATAATTTTCTCCAATGTTAGCCTGAAATTCAATGTCCAAGCGATTTTTATTTTTCTCAGCCTCAAACGTTAATATTTCATACTTCCCTTTATCCACAGCACCTCTTGTCAATCCATCATCATTATATAACTCCGATTGCGATCTGTTTACGCTCTCATCCACATAGTAATGCAAAATCAAGTTGTCCCCAGTATATTTCTTGTCATTTTGCACTACTTCAGTCATAGGAATAAATGTCCCTCCGCGAACGTAAGTGGGAATAGTCGTATCATTTACTGCTACTTTCACCGATTTACCACCCTCGTATTTTTTATCCGTATAGAAATCATACCAGTTTGATCCATCCGGAAAATAGACTTCCTTTTCCGTTTGGTCAGATTCTACGATAGGAGCCACCAAAAAATCATGGCCCCACAGATAGGCCTCATCATAGTTAAATAGTTTTTCATTATCCGGCTCTTCAAAAAACAGTGGACGCATGAGTGGGGCTCCAGTTCTATGATTCTGATATACTAAATTATAATTGTAGGGCAACAACCGGTATCGCAACTCTATCGCTTTTCCAGATAACCTCTTGGCGCTATCACTTCGAAAGACCGGCTCGCTGGGCACGGCTTCCTGAGCGTGGGGGCGATATATCGGTTGAAAAACTCCATATTGCATCCACCGTACATACAACTCATCATCCAGATTATCGCCGGCAAATCCACCCAGATCGCTGTGCATATATCCAATACCCTGCATACCCATCTGCAGCGATATTTCGGGCTGACTTTGCAATCCGCCCCAACTTCGAGCTACGTCCCCCGTCCACGGGATAATTCCAAAGCGCTGCGAACCCGAATACCCAGCCCGCATTAAGATAAAGGGACGCATATCCGGATCATACTCGTAAAAGGCTTCATCCACCAACTTGGCCCACTGATGGCCATAAATATTGTGCACTTCGTTCGCTGTTCCAATCGCATGAACAGCTTCCTCGGGATGTACTTCCGGTTCTCCCAAATCACCCCATATTCCGGCAACACCCATTTCTAATAACTCTTTATAAATCTCTTTAAACCAGTTGTACCCCTTCTTATCAAATACATCAACAATGCCAGTATTACCGAAAAAGAAATCAAAGGTGAGGGGATTACCCAGCGAATCTTTGGCCAGCACACCCTGCTCAACCGCTTCATCCCATCGCTTGGAGCTCGTCTGCACATAAGGCTCAGTAATTAAAATAGTCTCGACCCGATCATGGTGCAGATCGCTAATCATCTGCTCAGGCTCGGGAAAAGAATCAGCATAAAATTCAAAATTGCCCATGTTGCCTTTCATCTCCTTCCCAAACCAGAACAGGTCCAGGATAATCGCATCCAGTGGAATGTCTTCATCTCTAAAAAGTCTGGTGGTCTCTAACACTTCTTTTTGTGAATGATAACCAAATCGGCTGGAAAAATTACCCATCGCCCAGCGTGGTAACATCGGCTGTTTACCGGTTAAATCGGTATAGTTATCAATTATATTAAGCCATGAACTACCACTAACTACCTGATAAGTTATCTGCCCACCAATAGTTTCATAACTAAGTATATTATTTGATGAGCTATCTAAATCCAGATACCCAATCGGAGCATTATCGAAATGCAGTAAATATTGTTTTGAAGATAATACCACCGGCATGGTATAATTTAACAGATCGCTTGTTTTACCATAGCCATAATGTGCTTTATTATATAATTCCAGCCGCTGGCCGCGTCGCTTCATACCCAGTGCCCGAGCTCCACCCCCGTATAAAGCCTCCTCTTCAGAAATTTCAAACTGTATTGTTTTCAGAGAATCTTCATGATAACCATTTTCTTTAATTACCAACTTGTTATCTCTGTAATACGATATCTGAAAAGGCTCTTTTTGTATTTCAACTAATAACCCACCCGATTTAAGCTTTACAAATGAATTTGCCGCAGTAACATCAACACTTACTTCCTTAGGTTTTAATACTACGGCGTGGGATTTTTTCTTATAGCTTTCCCCTTCTGGAATAAAAGATGTCTCTACAATATTCGGCGTATAAAACTGTATTCGGTAAGTCCCGTCACTGACACGAACTATATACTCGTTTTGCTGATGGGAGAAGTCTCTGAATTCACGGGATGTTGTTTGCGCCACCGTCAACTGTGCGGTGAACAAAAACAAAAATAAATAGCAATACTTTTTCATTCGTCGGTATCAGTATTAATTTTTTATGGTAGAATATCTACAGAGTACCAAAGTAGTAGCATTTTAAATGCCCTGCTAATGGCTAAAGGGGTTATATCATAAGTATCATGAATATAAGTTATAGTAAATTTCTATAAGAGATGTCTTTAAATGATTTAGTAAGTTTAGGGTGGACAAATATAAATAGATAAATCAGTTTAGCATGGCTAACGAAAAAAATCAGAATTCATCTCACGATACTGAAAGCTATAACGTAAATGGCAATGAAAGTAAGTGTCCATTTCATAATGGATCAACCAAACAAACAGCGGGGGGAGGTACTAAAAACCGTGATTGGTGGCCCAATAAATTAAATCTGGATATTCTTCGACAGCATTCTTCTAAATCTAATCCTATGGATGAGGATTTTGACTATGCTGAAGAGTTTGAAAAATTAGATCTGGATGCGGTAAAAGAAGATCTTCATGAGTTAATGACCGATTCCAAAGACTGGTGGCCTGCAGATTGGGGACACTACGGTCCGCTCTTTATCCGGATGGCTTGGCACAGTGCTGGTACCTACCGTGTTGCCGATGGCCGCGGAGGTGGAAGTACCGGTAACCAACGTTTTGCCCCCCTTAACAGCTGGCCTGATAATGTAAGCCTTGATAAAGCACGTCGCCTTCTTTGGCCCATTAAACAAAAGTATGGAAAGAAACTTTCTTGGGCTGATCTGATGATTCTGACTGGTAACGTTGCTCTTGAATCTATGGGCTTTGAAACGTTCGGTTTTGGTGGCGGACGTGAAGATGTCTGGGAACCCGAAAAAGATATTAACTGGGGACCCGAACAAGAATGGCTGGGCGATGAACGTCATGATGAAGACGGTGATCTTGAAGGAAGCCTTGCAGCTGACCATATGGGATTGATTTATGTTAATCCCGAGGGGCCAAATGGCGAACCCGATCCAGAAAAAGCAGCCGACTTTATCCGCCAAACTTTTAAGCGTATGGCCATGGATGACAAAGAAACGGTTGCACTTATTGCTGGTGGACATACCTTTGGAAAGGTTCACGGTGCCGGTCCTGAAGAACATAACGGACCAGATCCTGAAGCAGCTCCTATTGAGCAGCAAGGGCTCGGCTGGAAGAACAGTTATGGTAGCGGTAAAGGTCCGGATACAATTACCAGTGGATTGGAAGGTGCATGGACCAACCAACCTATTGAATGGGACATGGGTTTCTTTGAGAACCTGTTTGAATATGAATGGCAACTGACTAAAAGTCCCGCAGGTGCATATCAGTGGGAGCCCAAAGATGGAGCAGGTGATGGTACGGTACCTGATGCCCATGATTCATCCAAGAAGAACCCACCGATGATGTTGACAACGGACCTGGCATTAAAAGTAGATCCGGAATACAGAAAAATTTCTAAACATTTTTATGAGAATCCGGATGAATTTGCCAATACCTTTGCGCGCGCATGGTTTAAGCTTGTCCACCGTGATATGGGACCAAAGTCTCGATATTTAGGACCAGAAGTTCCCGAAGAAGATCTCCTGTGGCAAGATCCTATACCAGAAGTTGATCACGAACTAATTAATGATGGAGATATTGACCAACTAAAAGAAGAGATTCTCGATACCGACTTAACGGTATCTGAATTAGTTTCTACGGCGTGGGCTTCGGCGTCAACATACCGCGAATCAGATAAACGAGGCGGTGCAAACGGTGCTCGCATTCGATTAGCTCCGCAGAAAAATTGGGAGGTCAATAACCCCGAGCAGTTAGCTAATGTACTTGAAACGCTTGAAGGTATTCAAGATGATTTTAACAGTACTCAATCTGGTGACAAACAAGTTTCACTTGCTGATCTGATTGTACTTGGAGGTGCTGCTGCCATTGAAAAAGCTGCAGAAAAAGCCGGTCATAATATTACGGTTCCTTTTACACCGGGACGCACCGATGCTACTGCCGAACAAACAGATGAAGAATCGTTTGAATGGCTCAAGCCGGATGCAGATGGTTTCCGTAATTATTTTGATACAAATCGCAATGCAACAGTTGAAGAACTGTTAGTTGATAAAGCTCAACTCATGAGCTTGACAGCGCCTGAGATGACCGTTCTGCTTGGTGGTATGCGTGTGCTCGACACCAATTATGATGGATCTGAGCATGGCGTATTTACTGATCAGCCAGAAACACTCACTAACGACTTCTTCCTGAATCTCCTTGATTTAAGCAATGAGTGGAAGGCGATTTC belongs to Fodinibius sp. Rm-B-1B1-1 and includes:
- a CDS encoding TIM-barrel domain-containing protein, with translation MFLFTAQLTVAQTTSREFRDFSHQQNEYIVRVSDGTYRIQFYTPNIVETSFIPEGESYKKKSHAVVLKPKEVSVDVTAANSFVKLKSGGLLVEIQKEPFQISYYRDNKLVIKENGYHEDSLKTIQFEISEEEALYGGGARALGMKRRGQRLELYNKAHYGYGKTSDLLNYTMPVVLSSKQYLLHFDNAPIGYLDLDSSSNNILSYETIGGQITYQVVSGSSWLNIIDNYTDLTGKQPMLPRWAMGNFSSRFGYHSQKEVLETTRLFRDEDIPLDAIILDLFWFGKEMKGNMGNFEFYADSFPEPEQMISDLHHDRVETILITEPYVQTSSKRWDEAVEQGVLAKDSLGNPLTFDFFFGNTGIVDVFDKKGYNWFKEIYKELLEMGVAGIWGDLGEPEVHPEEAVHAIGTANEVHNIYGHQWAKLVDEAFYEYDPDMRPFILMRAGYSGSQRFGIIPWTGDVARSWGGLQSQPEISLQMGMQGIGYMHSDLGGFAGDNLDDELYVRWMQYGVFQPIYRPHAQEAVPSEPVFRSDSAKRLSGKAIELRYRLLPYNYNLVYQNHRTGAPLMRPLFFEEPDNEKLFNYDEAYLWGHDFLVAPIVESDQTEKEVYFPDGSNWYDFYTDKKYEGGKSVKVAVNDTTIPTYVRGGTFIPMTEVVQNDKKYTGDNLILHYYVDESVNRSQSELYNDDGLTRGAVDKGKYEILTFEAEKNKNRLDIEFQANIGENYSPSEKNIELIVHNLEARPEKVIVNQKKVSASWDQENEQVRVPFRWNTQEPASIKIYRYK
- a CDS encoding nucleoside deaminase — protein: MITERDLTHLQRCIELAEEAVEAGDEPFGSILVSKDNKVLFEDRNRVNTKNDPTRHPEFAIARWAAENLDPKERVTTTVYTSGEHCPMCAAAHGWVELGRIVYASSSTQLTKWLDNIGVGPSMVQSLSIAELVPSIEVEGPVPELAKKVKALHKQFHGSK
- the katG gene encoding catalase/peroxidase HPI, which encodes MANEKNQNSSHDTESYNVNGNESKCPFHNGSTKQTAGGGTKNRDWWPNKLNLDILRQHSSKSNPMDEDFDYAEEFEKLDLDAVKEDLHELMTDSKDWWPADWGHYGPLFIRMAWHSAGTYRVADGRGGGSTGNQRFAPLNSWPDNVSLDKARRLLWPIKQKYGKKLSWADLMILTGNVALESMGFETFGFGGGREDVWEPEKDINWGPEQEWLGDERHDEDGDLEGSLAADHMGLIYVNPEGPNGEPDPEKAADFIRQTFKRMAMDDKETVALIAGGHTFGKVHGAGPEEHNGPDPEAAPIEQQGLGWKNSYGSGKGPDTITSGLEGAWTNQPIEWDMGFFENLFEYEWQLTKSPAGAYQWEPKDGAGDGTVPDAHDSSKKNPPMMLTTDLALKVDPEYRKISKHFYENPDEFANTFARAWFKLVHRDMGPKSRYLGPEVPEEDLLWQDPIPEVDHELINDGDIDQLKEEILDTDLTVSELVSTAWASASTYRESDKRGGANGARIRLAPQKNWEVNNPEQLANVLETLEGIQDDFNSTQSGDKQVSLADLIVLGGAAAIEKAAEKAGHNITVPFTPGRTDATAEQTDEESFEWLKPDADGFRNYFDTNRNATVEELLVDKAQLMSLTAPEMTVLLGGMRVLDTNYDGSEHGVFTDQPETLTNDFFLNLLDLSNEWKAISDDRNLFEGRDRDSGEVKWTATRADLIFGSNSELRAIAEVYGSKDSEEKFLEDFVDAWTKVMQLDRFDLK